GATCGACTCTGAAGATCGGCCGACGGTCCTCATCACCGGCGCCTGCGGATACCTCGGACGCAAGCTCCGCACCCAGTGGGGCGATCGCTACGACCTGATCCTCCTCGACCGCACTCCCGGTCTCGACAACAACGAGGTCATCGCCGCCGACTTGACCGAGCTGGACGACGATTGGGCCGAGCTGTTTCACGGGGTTGATGCTGTGGTTCACCTTGCGGCCCACTCGCACCCGAATGCCTCGTGGGATGCCCTGGTCGGTCCGAACCTCGACGCCTTGCCCAACGTTCTGAACGCCGCCGTGCTCGCGGCGGTCGATCGCTTCGTCTTCGCCAGCTCCAGCCATGCCATGTGGGGCTACCGTGACGACGGCACCGGCCCGATTGCCGAAGATCTTCCCCCCCGGCCCGATGGCCCGTTCGGGGCTTCAAAGCTCGCGGGAGAGCGGTTCGGGCGCAGCGTCTCCCAGGCCTTCGAGCTGACCTTCGTCGCGATCCGGGTCGGCTGGGTCCAGCCCGACCCGAACGATCCGGCCACCTTGCCCGACGACTGGGCCCGATCCCTCTGGCTCTCGGACCGCGACCTCGCCCAGCTTGTCGAGTGCGCCCTCTGGTCCGAGCTGGACGACCGCTTCCTCGTCGTCAACGGTACCTCTCGCAATCGCCAGAGCCGATGGCCGATCACGCGAGCCGTTGAGATGCTCGGGTATGCTCCCCTCGACGATGCCTTTGCCTCCTCGGAGACGGAATGAGCAGGCTCGAACGCGTTCTGCCAATGCTCATGCTCAGAGGGGGCGTCCCGGCCCGATGGCATCGAGGAGCCCCTGAAGGCGTTCCTCCAGCGTTGTGGTCAGCGCCGAGGCGGCGCGTCGGGGACGCTCGGAGCCGTTGGCGAAGGCTCCCACGTCGATCGGCTCCCCGACTCGGACCACGGCCCGTCGCGGCCCTCTCGGGCTCGGAAACGGGATGCCCAGCGTATCCTGCTCCAGCTTCAACAGCACCTCGGCGGCCCGTTCCAGGGTTGGGCAGTCGCGGACGTAATCGCCGGGGTAGCTGAACATCTGAATGACCACGAACAGGTCATTCAGGTCCTGGCGGGCCTCGGCGATCGGCTCCGGATCGGTCCGGGCGTTGCTCAGCGCGTCGAGGCAGGCCCTCCGCAACTCCTTTACCCGCACCGGCACCGGTCCCGATTTCCGGGTACCGAACCGGCGTTCCTCCATCGCGCCGAGGATATGCTCCCGCAGCTCGGCCAGTCGATCGGCCAGCGGTCCGCTTCGGGCCGAGCCGAGATACTCGATCTCCTTCAAACAGACCGCTCCTTCGGCGAAGGCATAGATGCGGTCGACGAGCGACCGGCCTGGCCTCGTCTGGCGGCGGAGGTGGGCTTCCAGGGAGGTCATCTGGGCGTCGAGGGCCGGACGGGGGTCGTGATCGTCGAGAAACC
This genomic interval from Tautonia rosea contains the following:
- a CDS encoding NAD-dependent epimerase/dehydratase family protein → MSHNGGPAETPSQPNGFPNLPMIDDDLGPIDSEDRPTVLITGACGYLGRKLRTQWGDRYDLILLDRTPGLDNNEVIAADLTELDDDWAELFHGVDAVVHLAAHSHPNASWDALVGPNLDALPNVLNAAVLAAVDRFVFASSSHAMWGYRDDGTGPIAEDLPPRPDGPFGASKLAGERFGRSVSQAFELTFVAIRVGWVQPDPNDPATLPDDWARSLWLSDRDLAQLVECALWSELDDRFLVVNGTSRNRQSRWPITRAVEMLGYAPLDDAFASSETE
- a CDS encoding lysophospholipid acyltransferase family protein, encoding MRRLPLSDELTHRVRAPSVSPFWVRAGAITFRRMLRREQRIEQYDIEGLDRLAELIDRGDGVLIAPNHCDDADAGVVFELSMRLHRPFFYMAAFQIFQGKAGYVLPRVGCFPVDREGTDLRAFKTAVELLGDRPNPLVVFPEGEIYHMADRLTPIREGVATIACSALKKRRAAGKTVWIVPIGLKYRFLDDHDPRPALDAQMTSLEAHLRRQTRPGRSLVDRIYAFAEGAVCLKEIEYLGSARSGPLADRLAELREHILGAMEERRFGTRKSGPVPVRVKELRRACLDALSNARTDPEPIAEARQDLNDLFVVIQMFSYPGDYVRDCPTLERAAEVLLKLEQDTLGIPFPSPRGPRRAVVRVGEPIDVGAFANGSERPRRAASALTTTLEERLQGLLDAIGPGRPL